The stretch of DNA ATAGAAATTTCGATAGAGTCTTCTCGGTAAACATAATTACCCCATACCTGTCAAATAGCTAGAAACATACTATATGCCACACATGGCATAAACAATAAACAATATCTCTTTGGCCTCACATGGCCATCAGCTTCAATAAAAATACCATAAACTGTAACTTACCTTATGCCCAAATAATTCTGCTTCTAAAAATGTTGTACTCAAGCATTTATAATATTTCATTGATAAAGGATTCCATCGCATATCGGATAGCAATAATGGAAAATACCTACTCACACCCGTTGTTTTACCCCGAACTACATTTCTTTATCAtggttattttgataatttgataaATTGTACTGTGTGAAAAGTATATGTCATGTATTAGTTGATTCAGTACAAACACCGGGTGTGAATAAGTTTTTCCTATAGCAACAACCATGTGATTGTTTTTCTTAAGGCATGCATCTCATTATTACATCCTCATATTCGGTGCAGAGTTAAAATATTTTATGTTAATGTGACGTCGGTGAGTTTATACTTCATTGTGGTTACTGAAAACAGGACAAGTAAAGAAGAAAGAGTTAATGATGTTGAAAATGGGCAAGTAGAATCAAATACTTTGCAGAAGAATTCAGAGATGCTTAGATTGAAGCAAAATGGAATAAAGACGTTTAGCAGGGTAGTAAAGCAATGGAAGGATTCAGAAAAGTATGAATGCACCATTTGCTTGGACCAATTCAAGGTTGGAGATAACTTAATGCATTTGCAATGTGACCACAAATTCCATTCATGTTGTTTGGTTCCATGGTTAGAGAATCATGCTTACTGCCCTTGCTGCAGAGTGGAGATTGTCACTTGAAAAATGGATTGctatgttgcgcggactctccaaaataCTGCCTCACGCCCGCACCCGTATCGGATTCTCCAAAAATACACTACTTTTGGAGAATCCGACACGCACCCGGCTACATTTTTGgcgagtccgagcaacatagatgGATTGTGCAGAGTTTGTACAGATGAAGTTTTAAATAAGGATTATATTAGTAGTCCAACCTTTTGTGTTTAATAAGTTGGTGTTGATCTCTAGAGAAAGAGAAGTGAGAGATACTTAGGGCTTCATTTACATATTATACTAGATTTAAAAATGATGTAATTTGAATCCTTGTCTTATGTATAGTAATGTCTTCTGTTATTTTGGTACTATAGCATTTCATTCCTCCTTCTCTAGCATCATCTGATTTCTGCAGTTATGCACCGGGAAGATGCGGAGGTCAAGGATTAGTGTTGTACATTGACATATAGTAGTATGTTCCTCCTAGGCCGACTAGTAGTACTAGGACTATTTTTGTAACTTCCTATGTATGGTTCTTTATTATGCATGTTGGGACATTCACGCCCGTTACCATGTTACATTGTTGCTAATATTCTTTGCTACTTGGTTGCTTTATCTTCACTGAtccttgagccgagagtctatcggaaacagtctttcTATCTCtatgaggtaggggtaaggtccgtGTACACACTACCCCCGAGACCCCATTTATGAGATCAAATTgagtttttttttgttgttgttgttgcggCGCTGGGAAGATGCAGAATCTTGCTGCTTGTATCCGAAGAAGTTTAGACAACCAATTTTGTTTGCTTATGGATAGAAAACTAAGGTAGGAGGCTAGTAGGTAGTTGAGAGTGTGTTTTTCCAATACTAATAGTAGTGGTGTTAGTCTTGTATTCTATTATTATATGTTGTTCCATTCGCTTCattttcttattatcttgttgttaCTGCTTGTTGCTACTACtttcttttcatcttttcttgAGTCAAGGTCTATAATAAACGGTCTCTCTACCTTcgaggtctgcgtacatactactctCGCTAGACCTCACTTAAGGGAGTATACTGGGTTTGTTATGAAAGTAAAAAACTAGAAAAATTGGAGCATAGCGTGCACCTATGCAGGAGTTGAAACGATTGCTCATTTTACAACATGTTTTAAACTCTTCTTTCGATCACTTTTAATGGTGGTTACCGATAAGCTTATTTTTCGAGTAGTTGCTTTATTATTAATTTTGCGTATCATTTCAGATGGCGCCGAGCTATAAACTGAGCTATCAATAATGCCTATACTCAGGGTCTTAATTAAAATGGTTAATGTTCTTTttatattataaatatatattcTTAATTATAATACAAATACATATTCTTGATTACAGATTAGGGTTGGCCTAGGAAAAGGCATATTATGGTCTCATCAATGGTCGATCTTCCACATCTTAATGTGTTAACAATTTAACATATAGGTGTCGAGATCGAAGGTTCATATATAACATGGTACAACAATAATTATGCTTCAGTCTCAAACAAGTTGGGATCGACTATATGCATTCTCACTTCTCTTTACATGGTTGGTATAgtgaaaatattgttaatatcttagagcccgtttggacatataaaaaaaatcacttttttcgaaaattttttacttttttcgaaattagtgtttggccataaaatttccaattttcacttgaaaatgaattttggaatatttcgaaaatttaaaaaactccaaaaagctatttttcaaaattttcactcaaatcactcgtaaaacttcaaaaacaacccaaaataatattcatgtccaaacacaactctaattttcaaatatcattttcacttgaaaaaattttcacttttttttggaattttacaatttttGTGTCCAAACGCTCACTTAATCTCCTGACAAAACTTTTaaaaaaacttcatttatggCCATCCGCTAGAAACTAATATCAGCCGCTAGCCACAAATTGCAATATGCATTTTATAGCCCAAAATCAATTATAACGGCTAGCCAATTAAGTAGCTAGTCcatttaatatcaattatgactaaGCTATCAGCCCAATTCCAAGCCCAAACGATCAAAGACCAAACCTGCAATCCCAAATATCTCACCCTAGAgataaaaatcatatttttaatcTCCTTCTCTTCCTACCATTCCCTTATCAACCCTTTCCTCTTCTATGCTAAAATTTAGCTTGTTTTTTACCATGGCAGAAGCTTGCCCCCTCCAATTTTGAGTAAGTCTTTTGTCTCT from Nicotiana tomentosiformis chromosome 11, ASM39032v3, whole genome shotgun sequence encodes:
- the LOC104106297 gene encoding uncharacterized protein; amino-acid sequence: MGLMSGVSGGMLIGLVVFSVLWVVRRESFSHKISSPGLFVGILCIAKRGFQFRSFDSLSHSASSQKEQRISIGSHGYKDEELGEKAREAKQRLDHKLRRTSKEERVNDVENGQVESNTLQKNSEMLRLKQNGIKTFSRVVKQWKDSEKYECTICLDQFKVGDNLMHLQCDHKFHSCCLVPWLENHAYCPCCRVEIVT